From Spartinivicinus ruber, the proteins below share one genomic window:
- a CDS encoding tetratricopeptide repeat protein: MNCFCKQCHLHSTYSRTLFFRVIRQLQQRNSFTKTQLALYCCQLFFIVFHNFASADDNQTTSHPPKNYGLNQLLIPPAERCHIGPETENLPAAVAACELAANNGEPEAQYLLGHLYYQGIVVDLDHEHAKYWYEQASLQGHSKAQYQLAFMYYQGIGLNQDYTQAYIMMKMAAVNGYEEAVDFSDKINSKLSQEQRAMAFYTLSQIFQLYANQLQAENGQPASSLHQ; the protein is encoded by the coding sequence ATGAACTGCTTTTGTAAGCAATGTCACCTTCATTCGACTTACTCTCGAACCCTATTTTTTCGAGTTATTCGTCAGTTGCAACAGAGAAACTCCTTCACTAAAACACAACTTGCCTTATATTGCTGCCAGCTTTTTTTCATTGTTTTTCATAATTTTGCAAGTGCAGATGACAACCAGACGACAAGTCATCCACCCAAAAACTACGGTTTAAATCAGCTGTTAATTCCACCTGCTGAACGCTGCCATATTGGTCCTGAAACAGAAAACCTACCAGCCGCCGTAGCAGCCTGTGAGCTAGCAGCGAATAATGGCGAACCTGAAGCCCAGTATTTATTGGGTCATTTATATTACCAAGGGATTGTGGTGGATTTAGATCATGAACACGCTAAATACTGGTATGAACAGGCATCTTTGCAAGGACATAGTAAAGCCCAGTACCAACTCGCTTTCATGTATTATCAAGGAATTGGCTTAAACCAAGACTATACCCAAGCCTATATCATGATGAAAATGGCTGCAGTTAATGGTTATGAGGAAGCGGTCGACTTTAGTGACAAAATCAACAGTAAATTATCTCAAGAACAACGAGCAATGGCGTTTTATACTTTAAGCCAAATTTTTCAACTATATGCAAACCAGCTACAAGCAGAAAACGGCCAGCCTGCCAGCTCTTTGCATCAGTAA
- a CDS encoding DUF1820 family protein — translation MANTIFKVIFFNQGHVYEIYARQIFQSELYGFIEVEEFIFGERSQVVVDPSEEKLKTEFEGVKRSYIPMTSVIRIDEVTKEGVGKISEAKGDKIAQFPLPPVPGKKD, via the coding sequence ATGGCGAATACGATTTTTAAGGTTATTTTTTTTAACCAAGGTCATGTCTATGAGATTTATGCAAGGCAAATCTTCCAAAGTGAGCTGTATGGCTTTATTGAAGTAGAGGAATTTATCTTTGGTGAGCGCTCTCAGGTAGTAGTTGACCCAAGCGAGGAAAAGCTTAAAACAGAATTTGAAGGGGTTAAGCGTAGCTATATTCCAATGACTTCTGTGATCAGAATTGATGAAGTGACTAAAGAAGGTGTCGGCAAAATCAGTGAGGCTAAAGGAGATAAAATCGCTCAGTTTCCATTGCCGCCAGTGCCAGGGAAAAAAGATTAA
- the miaB gene encoding tRNA (N6-isopentenyl adenosine(37)-C2)-methylthiotransferase MiaB translates to MAKKLFIKTHGCQMNEYDSSRMADLLGESHALELTDNPEDADVLLLNTCSIREKAQEKVFHQLGRWRALKDKNPDLIIGVGGCVASQEGSAIQDRAPYVDVIFGPQTLHRLPEMIETSQVQHVPVVDVTFPEIEKFDRLPDPSVEGASAFVSIMEGCSKYCTFCVVPYTRGEEVSRPFNDVMAECIHLAEQGVREVNLLGQNVNAYQGLKDDGDNADLAELITYIAAIDGIERIRFTTSHPVEFSDSLINVYADVPELVSHLHLPVQSGSDRILAAMKRGHTILEYKSKLRRLMKIRPDISLSSDFIIGFPGETDKDFEATMNLIQEIGFDTSFSFIYSARPGTPAADLVDDTPEKIKKQRLQILQQRINQNAQAISRRMVDSQQRILVTGYSKKDPGQLQGRTENNRVVNFRATDPQLIGKFVDVIITEALPNSLRGDMIGSELDDSKTMN, encoded by the coding sequence ATGGCCAAAAAGCTTTTTATTAAAACCCATGGTTGCCAGATGAATGAATATGATTCATCTCGCATGGCTGACTTATTGGGTGAAAGCCATGCGCTTGAGTTGACCGACAACCCTGAAGACGCTGACGTACTGTTGCTAAATACCTGCTCGATTAGAGAAAAAGCACAAGAGAAGGTGTTTCACCAATTAGGACGCTGGCGTGCCTTAAAAGACAAAAACCCCGACTTGATTATCGGTGTAGGTGGCTGTGTTGCTAGCCAAGAAGGTAGTGCTATTCAAGATCGCGCGCCTTATGTTGACGTTATCTTTGGCCCACAAACCTTACACCGACTACCAGAAATGATTGAAACTAGCCAGGTGCAACATGTGCCGGTTGTTGATGTCACCTTCCCAGAAATAGAAAAGTTTGATCGTTTACCTGACCCAAGTGTTGAAGGTGCTTCAGCATTTGTTTCAATCATGGAAGGCTGTAGTAAATATTGCACTTTCTGTGTTGTGCCCTATACCCGTGGAGAAGAAGTCAGCCGTCCATTTAATGATGTAATGGCTGAGTGTATCCACCTTGCAGAGCAAGGGGTAAGAGAAGTTAACCTACTTGGCCAAAACGTAAATGCGTATCAAGGTTTAAAAGACGACGGTGATAATGCTGATTTAGCCGAGCTTATTACTTACATTGCCGCAATTGATGGCATTGAGCGGATTCGCTTTACCACTTCACACCCAGTGGAATTTTCCGATAGTCTAATCAATGTGTATGCTGATGTACCTGAACTGGTCAGCCATCTTCACCTGCCTGTACAAAGCGGCTCCGATCGTATTCTCGCAGCTATGAAACGTGGCCATACTATTTTAGAGTACAAGTCCAAGCTGCGTCGGCTAATGAAAATTCGCCCTGACATTAGCCTATCCTCCGACTTCATCATTGGTTTTCCTGGTGAAACAGATAAAGATTTCGAAGCAACAATGAATTTGATTCAGGAAATTGGTTTCGATACTTCATTTAGCTTTATTTATAGCGCCAGGCCTGGTACTCCAGCAGCTGACCTGGTGGATGACACTCCTGAAAAAATCAAAAAGCAACGCCTACAAATTCTGCAACAGCGGATTAATCAAAATGCCCAGGCAATCAGCCGACGAATGGTGGATAGCCAGCAGCGTATTCTGGTAACAGGCTATTCCAAGAAAGATCCCGGTCAACTTCAAGGGCGCACTGAAAACAACCGAGTGGTCAACTTCCGTGCCACTGACCCTCAGTTGATTGGAAAGTTTGTTGATGTAATTATTACTGAAGCGCTTCCCAATTCGTTAAGAGGCGATATGATAGGCTCAGAGCTGGATGACAGCAAAACAATGAATTAG
- a CDS encoding PhoH family protein, which produces MSEPTELVKFSLEPHDSKSFANLCGQFDEHLKQIEQRLNIRIRNRGNQFEVEGEHNCILAAEEILKRLYRESCNGTELSPDIVHLYLQESGVEAIYEGNESNQQIAIQTRKALIKPRGPNQQTYVKTIQNNDINFGIGPAGTGKTYLAVACAVAALEQETVRRILLVRPAVEAGEKLGFLPGDLSQKIDPYLRPLYDALYEMMGFEQVEKLIEKNVIEVAPLAYMRGRTLNNSFIILDESQNTTVEQMKMFLTRIGFGSTAVITGDTTQVDLPRGTKSGLKHSIEVLKDVKGIGLTYFKPKDVVRHPLVQRIVEAYEKHDNKKQKSQQEQEAADKS; this is translated from the coding sequence TTGAGCGAACCAACAGAACTTGTTAAGTTTTCACTTGAACCCCACGATTCCAAAAGCTTTGCCAATTTATGCGGACAATTTGATGAACATCTGAAGCAAATCGAACAACGCTTAAATATCCGCATCCGCAACCGCGGTAATCAATTTGAAGTAGAAGGTGAGCACAACTGTATTCTTGCCGCCGAAGAAATCCTCAAACGACTCTACCGAGAAAGCTGTAATGGTACCGAGCTAAGCCCGGATATAGTCCATCTGTACCTGCAAGAGTCAGGAGTAGAAGCTATCTATGAAGGAAACGAGTCCAATCAACAAATTGCCATTCAAACCCGCAAAGCGCTGATTAAACCCCGCGGCCCTAACCAGCAAACCTATGTTAAGACCATTCAAAATAATGATATTAATTTTGGTATTGGCCCAGCCGGAACAGGTAAAACCTATTTAGCTGTTGCCTGTGCAGTTGCAGCCCTAGAGCAAGAAACTGTAAGACGAATTCTACTGGTAAGACCTGCTGTTGAAGCAGGTGAAAAACTAGGCTTTTTGCCTGGCGATTTAAGCCAGAAAATCGATCCCTACTTACGCCCGCTCTACGATGCGTTATATGAGATGATGGGTTTTGAGCAGGTAGAAAAGCTGATTGAAAAAAACGTTATTGAAGTCGCCCCACTTGCTTATATGCGCGGTAGAACCTTAAACAACTCATTTATTATTCTTGATGAAAGCCAAAACACAACTGTTGAACAAATGAAAATGTTCCTAACCCGGATTGGCTTTGGTTCAACTGCAGTGATTACTGGAGATACTACTCAAGTAGACTTACCTAGAGGCACCAAATCAGGCTTAAAGCACTCTATAGAAGTACTGAAAGATGTGAAAGGCATAGGCTTAACATACTTTAAGCCAAAAGACGTGGTTAGGCATCCATTAGTCCAACGGATTGTTGAGGCCTATGAAAAACACGACAACAAAAAGCAAAAGTCACAGCAGGAACAGGAAGCAGCAGATAAATCATGA
- the ybeY gene encoding rRNA maturation RNase YbeY, whose translation MSVSVDLQIASECQDIPTTEQFIQWATAAVNNLKNHAELSIRVIDEEEGAELNLTYRQKQGPTNVLSFPAELPEAVELPLLGDLAICAPVVIREAAEQNKSLEAHWAHMVIHGTLHLLGFDHINDKDAEIMESLETKILMELDFPNPYQPSESL comes from the coding sequence ATGAGTGTTTCTGTAGATCTTCAAATAGCTTCTGAGTGCCAAGATATCCCAACCACAGAGCAGTTTATCCAGTGGGCTACAGCTGCCGTCAATAACCTCAAAAACCATGCGGAGCTTAGTATTCGAGTTATTGATGAAGAAGAAGGTGCAGAACTAAACCTGACTTATCGCCAAAAACAGGGACCAACCAATGTTCTGTCCTTTCCTGCTGAGCTGCCTGAAGCTGTTGAGCTACCGCTATTGGGAGACTTAGCCATTTGTGCTCCGGTTGTAATTCGTGAAGCAGCTGAGCAAAATAAGTCATTAGAAGCCCATTGGGCTCATATGGTGATACATGGCACCTTGCATCTTTTAGGATTTGACCATATTAATGATAAAGATGCCGAAATCATGGAATCCCTTGAGACCAAGATTTTAATGGAATTAGATTTTCCCAATCCCTACCAACCTAGTGAGTCCTTATAG
- a CDS encoding HlyC/CorC family transporter, with the protein MSDDRSSSGHHQKTWLDKITQAFSGDPRNRTELLEQLREAETNEVLDGESLSIIEGALQVSEMQVREIMIPRAQMVCVSADQSPQQFLPKVISSAHSRYPVITESKDDVLGILLAKDLLPLALAPDKNFDIKSLLRPAAFVPESKRLNVLLNEFRSTRNHMAIVVDEYGGTAGLVTIEDVLEQIVGDIEDEHDVEEDTNIKPMQDGHFIVKALTPIDDFNEHFHSSFSDKEFDTIGGIVMHSFGHMPKRSETVNIEGFQFQVLHADSRRIRLLRVTPA; encoded by the coding sequence ATGAGCGACGATCGATCGAGTTCAGGTCATCACCAAAAAACCTGGTTAGATAAAATTACCCAAGCTTTCTCTGGCGACCCTCGTAACCGTACAGAATTATTAGAACAGCTACGAGAAGCCGAAACCAATGAAGTACTGGATGGAGAGTCACTTAGCATTATCGAAGGGGCCTTGCAGGTCTCCGAAATGCAAGTGAGAGAAATTATGATTCCACGGGCACAAATGGTTTGTGTCAGTGCTGATCAATCTCCCCAACAGTTTCTTCCTAAAGTCATTAGCAGCGCCCATTCACGCTATCCTGTTATTACTGAGAGCAAAGATGATGTTCTGGGTATTCTGCTGGCTAAAGATTTACTGCCTTTAGCTTTAGCGCCAGACAAAAACTTTGACATCAAGAGCCTACTCCGCCCGGCAGCATTCGTACCGGAGAGTAAGCGTTTAAACGTGCTACTCAATGAATTCCGCTCAACTCGCAACCATATGGCAATCGTTGTAGATGAGTATGGCGGTACCGCAGGTCTGGTCACTATTGAAGATGTACTTGAGCAAATTGTGGGCGACATTGAAGATGAGCACGACGTTGAGGAAGACACCAACATCAAACCTATGCAAGATGGTCACTTTATTGTCAAGGCATTAACCCCCATTGATGACTTTAACGAGCATTTCCACTCATCATTCAGTGACAAGGAGTTCGACACCATTGGTGGTATTGTCATGCATAGCTTTGGGCATATGCCTAAACGAAGTGAAACTGTCAATATTGAAGGCTTTCAATTCCAGGTATTACACGCCGATAGTCGACGTATTCGGTTATTAAGGGTAACCCCTGCTTAG
- the lnt gene encoding apolipoprotein N-acyltransferase, translating into MNKSAPWPGHILTLIAGAIYPLGFSPFNWWPITLLALALLIPLLRQPTAKTTALRGWLFGIGMYGTGVSWVYVSINQFGNAHPVLAGFLTLLFVAFIAALFAIPQALLYRFLSRNFVANTIVTGLAFTASWLLVEWTKTWLLTGFPWLLAGYSLTDTLASGLAPLFGVLSLSLVSLSSAWLVWQLWFTASEKLKANRQVTWSLNLIPLSLAIGLWASGWFTQDTAWTSPKPQPPLQVAAVQANIPQTLKWNPNYVKTTIERYLTLSEQHWEKDLLVWSENAIPVLYPRAQRLLESLTRQTKATGTTLITGIPFIEKTTTNHRFFNGILAISDQETRYYKQKLVPFGEYVPLESWLRGLISFFDLPMSNFAKGKASQSPLQGPNNTTVAPFICYEIVYPDFVAKNAATDVLVTISNDTWFGDSIGPHQHFQMARMRALETQRYLIRATNDGITAIIDSTGKTVKQLPQFDQGVLTGEVKAMAGKTPFMQWQSWPIVFLTLVIMAGLLIFRQITLRSYH; encoded by the coding sequence ATGAATAAATCTGCTCCATGGCCAGGCCATATTCTAACACTCATTGCTGGCGCCATTTATCCACTTGGCTTTAGCCCTTTTAACTGGTGGCCTATTACACTATTAGCACTAGCATTACTGATACCGCTATTGCGCCAGCCCACAGCAAAAACTACTGCACTGCGAGGCTGGCTATTTGGTATAGGAATGTACGGTACAGGCGTATCTTGGGTGTATGTCAGCATTAATCAATTTGGTAATGCCCACCCTGTTTTAGCTGGATTTCTCACCCTACTATTTGTTGCCTTTATTGCTGCCTTATTTGCTATACCTCAAGCCCTTTTATACCGTTTTCTGAGCCGAAACTTCGTTGCAAACACCATCGTTACTGGACTAGCATTTACTGCAAGCTGGCTATTAGTGGAGTGGACAAAGACCTGGCTGTTAACTGGCTTCCCTTGGCTGTTAGCGGGTTACAGTTTAACTGACACTCTCGCAAGCGGCTTAGCTCCCTTATTTGGCGTGCTATCCCTCAGCTTAGTTTCACTATCTAGTGCCTGGCTAGTTTGGCAGCTATGGTTTACTGCCAGTGAAAAGCTAAAGGCAAATAGACAAGTCACTTGGTCATTAAACTTAATTCCACTGTCTTTAGCCATTGGCTTATGGGCTAGCGGCTGGTTTACTCAGGATACAGCTTGGACATCCCCTAAGCCACAACCTCCCTTACAAGTAGCTGCAGTACAAGCTAATATTCCCCAAACACTTAAGTGGAACCCTAACTATGTGAAAACCACCATTGAACGCTATTTAACGTTAAGTGAACAGCACTGGGAAAAGGATTTACTAGTCTGGTCTGAAAATGCGATACCTGTTTTATACCCACGAGCACAGCGCTTATTAGAAAGCCTTACCCGCCAAACTAAAGCTACCGGAACCACCCTAATTACAGGTATTCCATTTATCGAAAAAACCACGACTAACCACCGTTTTTTTAACGGTATTTTAGCCATTAGCGATCAAGAAACGCGATATTATAAGCAAAAGCTGGTTCCCTTTGGTGAATATGTACCACTAGAATCCTGGCTACGCGGCTTAATTTCTTTTTTTGACTTACCTATGTCTAACTTTGCTAAAGGTAAAGCCAGCCAATCACCACTACAAGGTCCAAATAATACAACTGTTGCCCCCTTTATCTGCTATGAAATTGTTTATCCTGACTTTGTCGCTAAAAATGCTGCAACAGATGTATTAGTCACAATCAGTAATGACACTTGGTTTGGCGATTCAATCGGCCCTCACCAGCATTTCCAAATGGCCAGAATGCGAGCATTAGAAACTCAGCGTTATTTAATTCGTGCAACTAATGATGGCATTACCGCCATCATAGATAGCACAGGCAAAACCGTTAAACAGTTACCACAATTCGATCAGGGAGTATTAACTGGCGAAGTAAAAGCAATGGCAGGCAAGACTCCATTTATGCAGTGGCAAAGCTGGCCAATTGTCTTTTTGACGTTAGTTATTATGGCTGGATTATTGATTTTTCGACAGATTACCCTTAGAAGCTATCACTAA
- a CDS encoding YdcF family protein, with the protein MIKLLVLPPGINLVLLLFVGVLWFKRRTMSLLLLAFTFLLTYCLATPFVASKLLQHLEAEFEPLNISERDQIKAEAIVVLGAGRHSQAAEFSGKDAPSAFGLERMLYAAHLVKQLQLPLAVAGGAVFDPKMESEASIMSRYFLEYFHIITRWQEGSSRNTWENAINSGKTFGKDVSTILLVTHSWHMKRAKACFEKAGFTVIPAPTRFSSDSLPVALNLIPSANALSKSTYALHEYIGFLWYRLVYF; encoded by the coding sequence ATGATTAAATTATTGGTGCTTCCTCCTGGCATCAATTTAGTCTTGCTGTTATTTGTAGGAGTACTATGGTTTAAGCGGCGTACGATGTCTTTGCTCTTATTAGCTTTTACATTCTTGCTTACCTACTGCTTGGCAACCCCGTTTGTAGCTAGCAAACTTCTACAACATCTTGAAGCTGAATTTGAACCGTTGAATATAAGTGAAAGGGATCAAATTAAAGCTGAGGCTATTGTGGTGCTTGGTGCTGGCCGGCATTCCCAAGCAGCTGAGTTTTCTGGAAAAGATGCACCATCAGCGTTTGGGCTTGAAAGGATGTTGTATGCCGCTCACTTGGTTAAACAGCTCCAATTACCATTGGCTGTGGCGGGTGGGGCAGTTTTTGACCCTAAAATGGAAAGTGAGGCTAGCATTATGAGCCGCTATTTTCTTGAGTACTTTCATATTATTACTCGTTGGCAAGAAGGAAGTAGCCGCAATACTTGGGAAAATGCTATTAATTCTGGGAAAACGTTTGGTAAGGATGTATCTACCATTTTACTGGTGACCCATTCCTGGCATATGAAACGGGCTAAAGCCTGTTTTGAAAAAGCAGGCTTTACGGTAATTCCTGCACCTACCCGTTTTTCCAGTGATAGCTTGCCTGTTGCTTTAAACTTGATCCCTAGTGCTAATGCACTAAGCAAATCAACTTATGCATTACATGAATATATAGGGTTCCTGTGGTATAGACTGGTTTATTTTTAG
- the leuS gene encoding leucine--tRNA ligase, with protein MEEQYQPQRVEADAQAYWNDNRSFEVTEDSSKEKFYCLSMFPYPSGRLHMGHVRNYTIGDVISRFQRMQGKNVLQPMGWDAFGLPAENAAIQHKVAPAKWTEENIAYMRNQLKSLGFGYDWSRELATCQPDYYKWEQWFFTRLFEKGLVYKKMATVNWDPVDQTVLANEQVVDGRGWRSGALIERKEIPQWFIKITDYADELLADLEQLADWPEQVKTMQKNWIGRSEGIEMQFQLATPIADAPAEFSIYTTRPDTVMGVTYVGLAAEHPIALAAAKNNPELASFIQECKQNTVAEADMATMEKKGVDTGLTAIHPITGEPIAVWVANFVLMDYGSGAVMAVPGHDQRDWEFATKYGLAIKQVIKPEADNIDCDLNKAAFTEKGVLINSDQFDGLSFEQAFEAIANFLIEAGKGSKQINYRLRDWGVSRQRYWGTPIPMIHRSNGEAVPVPLEQLPVKLPTDVTLDGVQSPIKSNPEWAKTTDPVTGEPAERETDTFDTFMESSWYYARYCSSTFSDGMLDKNKANHWLPVDQYIGGVEHAVMHLLYARFFHKLLRDEGLVSSDEPFKRLLCQGMVLAETYYREDDKGGKIWISPQDVEAELDDKGRLIKATHKTDGQPVHYDGMSKMSKSKNNGIDPQVIINKFGADTVRLFTMFAAPPEQSLEWSDAGVEGAHRFLKRAWKQVYEHVSQGAADKVNPAELNETQKALRRKTHQTIRDVTNDFANRLTFNTAIARVMELVNAVAKFEDNSTQGRAVAQEALETIALTLAPITPHIAHNLWQTLGHQGAVVDANWPAVDESALTRTTLQYVVQVNGKVRAKIEVAADADKSSVEQTALTSDNVQKFIADKTVRKVIVVPNKLVNIVVG; from the coding sequence ATGGAAGAACAGTATCAACCCCAGCGTGTTGAAGCCGACGCACAGGCGTACTGGAATGACAATCGTTCATTCGAAGTCACCGAAGATTCCAGCAAAGAAAAATTTTACTGCCTCTCCATGTTTCCCTACCCCAGCGGACGACTCCACATGGGGCATGTTCGTAACTACACCATTGGCGATGTGATTAGCCGATTTCAGCGGATGCAGGGCAAAAATGTACTGCAACCTATGGGCTGGGATGCATTCGGTCTACCAGCTGAAAATGCTGCTATTCAGCACAAAGTAGCACCAGCAAAATGGACCGAAGAAAATATTGCTTATATGCGTAACCAGCTAAAAAGCTTAGGATTTGGCTATGACTGGTCTCGTGAATTAGCTACTTGCCAACCAGACTACTACAAGTGGGAACAATGGTTTTTTACCCGCCTTTTTGAAAAAGGGCTGGTATATAAAAAAATGGCCACTGTAAACTGGGACCCTGTTGATCAAACAGTTTTGGCCAATGAGCAAGTCGTTGATGGTCGTGGTTGGCGCTCTGGAGCATTAATTGAGAGAAAAGAAATTCCCCAGTGGTTTATCAAAATTACTGATTATGCTGATGAATTATTGGCTGATTTAGAGCAGCTAGCCGACTGGCCTGAGCAAGTCAAAACCATGCAAAAAAACTGGATTGGCCGCTCTGAAGGCATCGAGATGCAATTCCAGTTGGCAACCCCTATTGCAGATGCGCCAGCTGAGTTTTCAATTTATACCACCCGCCCAGACACCGTAATGGGCGTTACTTATGTGGGACTAGCAGCAGAGCACCCTATTGCATTAGCTGCAGCAAAAAATAATCCTGAGCTAGCCAGCTTTATTCAAGAGTGCAAACAGAACACAGTGGCCGAAGCCGATATGGCCACCATGGAGAAAAAAGGTGTAGATACGGGCTTAACCGCTATTCACCCCATTACTGGCGAGCCGATTGCTGTTTGGGTTGCCAACTTCGTATTGATGGATTATGGCTCAGGTGCAGTCATGGCTGTACCAGGCCACGACCAACGAGACTGGGAGTTTGCCACTAAATATGGTTTAGCCATTAAGCAAGTTATTAAACCCGAAGCTGACAATATTGATTGCGATCTGAATAAAGCTGCTTTTACTGAAAAAGGTGTTTTAATCAATTCAGATCAATTTGATGGCCTAAGTTTTGAGCAAGCATTTGAAGCTATTGCCAACTTCCTGATTGAAGCAGGTAAAGGGAGCAAGCAAATTAACTACCGCCTAAGAGACTGGGGGGTATCTCGTCAGCGTTACTGGGGTACACCTATTCCAATGATTCACCGTAGTAATGGTGAGGCTGTACCAGTTCCCTTAGAGCAGCTACCTGTTAAATTACCTACCGATGTCACCTTAGATGGTGTGCAATCACCTATCAAAAGCAATCCAGAATGGGCTAAAACCACAGACCCTGTAACAGGTGAGCCTGCTGAGCGAGAAACCGACACTTTCGATACCTTTATGGAGTCTTCCTGGTATTACGCTCGCTATTGTAGCTCTACGTTTAGCGATGGCATGCTAGATAAAAACAAGGCCAACCATTGGTTGCCTGTTGATCAGTATATTGGTGGTGTTGAGCACGCGGTTATGCACTTATTGTACGCCCGCTTTTTCCATAAGCTACTGCGTGATGAAGGCTTAGTATCCAGTGATGAGCCATTCAAACGCTTACTGTGCCAAGGCATGGTACTGGCAGAAACCTATTATCGTGAAGATGATAAGGGCGGTAAAATCTGGATATCACCACAGGATGTCGAAGCTGAACTTGATGACAAAGGGCGTCTAATTAAAGCCACTCATAAGACCGATGGTCAGCCAGTGCATTATGACGGCATGAGTAAAATGTCGAAGTCGAAAAATAATGGCATCGACCCTCAGGTGATTATCAACAAATTTGGCGCCGATACTGTTCGCCTTTTTACGATGTTTGCTGCCCCCCCCGAGCAATCATTAGAGTGGTCCGATGCAGGTGTAGAAGGCGCTCACCGATTTCTAAAACGTGCCTGGAAGCAGGTTTATGAGCATGTAAGCCAGGGTGCTGCCGACAAAGTAAATCCTGCTGAGCTGAATGAGACTCAAAAAGCCTTACGCCGAAAAACCCATCAAACCATTCGCGATGTCACCAATGACTTTGCCAACCGGCTAACCTTCAATACCGCTATTGCTAGGGTGATGGAGCTGGTTAATGCAGTAGCAAAATTTGAGGACAACTCTACTCAAGGTCGTGCTGTTGCCCAAGAAGCCCTTGAGACAATAGCATTAACCTTAGCACCTATTACACCTCATATTGCGCATAACTTATGGCAAACACTAGGCCATCAAGGAGCAGTTGTTGATGCTAATTGGCCAGCTGTTGATGAAAGTGCATTAACTCGTACCACTCTACAGTACGTAGTCCAAGTCAATGGTAAAGTCAGAGCCAAAATTGAGGTCGCCGCTGATGCTGACAAGTCCAGCGTTGAGCAAACTGCCTTAACAAGTGATAACGTACAAAAATTTATTGCGGATAAAACTGTACGCAAAGTGATTGTCGTTCCAAACAAACTGGTCAACATTGTGGTCGGTTAA
- a CDS encoding LPS-assembly lipoprotein LptE: protein MRITLNNLLGKALITVMAATLVTGCGFQLRGLVEVAPLLSTLKVSTPDNFSQFSRKLVRSLESNNINISDQAPYTLKVLKHERDRKVASFAGNAQAAEYRVRLSSQYQLENRNGLVIIGPFKANSERVFLHEPNNAAASASEERLITEELDKDIIRQIQQRLAALSNADIENAEAEAEAKKLAEEQKKQPS from the coding sequence ATGCGGATTACCCTGAACAACCTGTTAGGGAAAGCATTAATAACAGTGATGGCAGCCACTTTAGTCACAGGCTGTGGCTTTCAACTACGAGGCCTAGTTGAAGTAGCACCTCTACTTTCCACCTTAAAAGTGTCTACTCCTGATAATTTCAGTCAGTTTAGCCGTAAGCTCGTTCGTAGCCTGGAGTCGAATAATATTAATATATCTGATCAAGCTCCTTATACCTTGAAAGTCCTCAAACATGAGCGGGATAGAAAAGTGGCAAGCTTTGCAGGTAATGCTCAAGCTGCAGAATATAGGGTAAGGCTGTCTAGTCAGTATCAACTGGAAAACCGTAATGGACTGGTTATTATTGGGCCATTTAAAGCCAATTCTGAGCGGGTGTTTTTACATGAGCCTAATAATGCTGCAGCCTCAGCCAGTGAAGAGAGACTTATTACAGAAGAGTTGGATAAAGATATTATTCGCCAAATTCAACAACGTTTAGCAGCACTTAGTAACGCTGATATCGAAAATGCCGAGGCAGAAGCTGAAGCTAAAAAATTGGCTGAAGAACAAAAAAAACAACCCTCATAA